One Methanoculleus sp. 7T genomic window carries:
- a CDS encoding hydrogenase large subunit: MPKRIVVPFGPQHPVLPEPIHLDLVLEDELVVDVVPSIGYIHRGLEQLVQKREYTEYVYVAERICGICSFMHALCYCQGIEHIMDIEVPDRARYLRTIWSECSRLHSHLLWLGLFADGMGFENLFMRSWQLRESVLDVLEDTTGGRVIQGTCKVGGVRRDIGQEKLDEMHRALDPFEEQCRDLGDVFLNDETVKYRLQGLGVLSKDEAYALGSAGPTLRGSGVAVDLRETGYAAYGDLGFKPVVETAGDCYARCAVRVRELHSSIDLIRRAIEEMPEGPLDVKVKGAPDGEYFSRVEQPRGEVVHYLRGDGTKHLARARIRTPTLANIPALVKMLPGAQLADVPVVVLSIDPCISCTER; encoded by the coding sequence ATGCCGAAACGCATAGTCGTGCCGTTCGGGCCGCAGCACCCGGTGCTGCCGGAGCCGATCCACCTCGACCTCGTCCTTGAGGACGAGTTGGTGGTGGATGTAGTGCCCTCCATCGGCTACATCCACCGAGGACTTGAACAACTGGTGCAGAAGCGCGAGTACACCGAGTACGTCTATGTGGCTGAGCGGATCTGCGGAATCTGCAGTTTCATGCACGCGCTCTGCTACTGCCAGGGGATCGAGCATATCATGGATATCGAGGTCCCTGACCGGGCGAGGTATCTCCGGACGATCTGGTCGGAGTGCTCGCGCCTCCACTCCCACCTCCTCTGGCTCGGGCTCTTTGCTGACGGGATGGGCTTTGAGAACCTCTTCATGCGGTCTTGGCAACTCCGGGAGAGCGTGCTCGACGTGCTCGAGGATACCACCGGCGGCCGGGTCATCCAGGGCACCTGCAAGGTCGGCGGGGTCAGGCGCGACATCGGGCAGGAGAAACTCGACGAGATGCACCGGGCGCTGGACCCCTTCGAGGAGCAGTGCCGGGACCTCGGCGACGTCTTCTTAAACGACGAGACGGTGAAGTACCGTCTCCAGGGGCTCGGAGTCCTCTCGAAGGACGAGGCCTACGCCCTCGGGTCGGCAGGGCCGACCCTCCGGGGAAGCGGGGTCGCGGTGGATCTCCGGGAGACCGGGTATGCCGCCTACGGAGACCTCGGCTTCAAGCCGGTCGTCGAGACCGCCGGAGACTGCTACGCCAGGTGCGCCGTCCGCGTCCGGGAACTCCACTCCTCCATCGACCTTATCCGGAGGGCGATCGAGGAGATGCCCGAAGGGCCGCTCGACGTGAAGGTGAAGGGAGCGCCGGACGGCGAGTACTTCTCCCGCGTGGAGCAGCCGCGGGGCGAGGTCGTCCACTACCTGCGGGGCGACGGCACCAAGCACCTCGCCCGTGCCCGTATCAGGACACCGACGCTTGCAAACATCCCGGCGCTTGTAAAGATGCTTCCGGGCGCCCAACTCGCCGATGTCCCGGTCGTCGTCCTCTCGATCGACCCCTGCATCAGCTGCACGGAGAGGTGA
- a CDS encoding calcium/sodium antiporter, whose translation MILTIIIFIIGIALLVKGADLFVGGGSGLALRHSISPALIGFTVIAFGTSLPELVVSTNAATTGNTAIALGNVLGSNIANIALILALCTLIRPDMIAASGTSRPALVRHTAMMLLATAAFALLAAWGTLGAVAGAVLIILFGVILAVLWRERQEEGAVHIRSHGWADALYIGLGLAAVIIGARLVVESAVTIAEGFGIPAFVIGLSVVAIGTSLPELATSLVAAVRNEGAISVGNILGSNIFNLLLVLGVSLLLAPVVIGSWTDIVAVVLFSAAILPLLFARPSVVRGWSALLLVGYAAYIAWIFAAAPPV comes from the coding sequence GTGATACTGACCATTATCATTTTCATCATCGGCATCGCGCTCCTCGTCAAGGGGGCCGACCTCTTCGTAGGCGGCGGGAGCGGTCTTGCCCTCCGCCATAGCATCTCCCCGGCCCTGATCGGGTTTACGGTCATCGCGTTCGGCACCTCCCTCCCGGAGTTGGTCGTCAGCACGAACGCCGCGACCACGGGAAACACGGCCATCGCACTCGGAAACGTCCTCGGGAGCAACATCGCAAACATCGCCCTCATCCTGGCCCTCTGCACCCTCATCAGGCCCGATATGATCGCCGCATCGGGCACGTCGCGCCCGGCGCTCGTCCGGCATACCGCGATGATGCTTCTCGCGACGGCGGCGTTCGCCCTGCTCGCCGCATGGGGCACGCTCGGTGCCGTTGCCGGTGCGGTGCTCATCATCCTCTTCGGCGTCATCCTCGCGGTCCTCTGGAGGGAGCGGCAGGAAGAGGGCGCGGTCCATATCAGATCCCATGGGTGGGCCGACGCCCTCTACATCGGCCTCGGGCTCGCCGCAGTCATCATCGGAGCCCGGCTGGTCGTCGAGAGCGCCGTTACGATCGCTGAGGGGTTCGGGATCCCCGCCTTCGTGATCGGCCTCTCGGTCGTCGCCATCGGCACGTCGCTCCCTGAACTTGCGACCTCGCTCGTGGCGGCCGTCAGAAACGAAGGTGCCATCTCGGTCGGCAACATACTCGGGAGCAACATCTTCAACCTCCTCCTGGTCCTCGGGGTAAGCCTCCTCCTTGCCCCGGTCGTTATCGGATCGTGGACCGACATCGTCGCCGTCGTCCTCTTCTCGGCCGCGATCCTCCCCCTGCTCTTTGCCCGTCCATCCGTCGTCCGGGGCTGGTCGGCCCTCCTGCTCGTCGGCTACGCCGCCTACATCGCTTGGATCTTTGCGGCGGCGCCGCCCGTGTGA
- a CDS encoding ribonuclease III family protein: protein MRLANFREKLRIGSLFGHKPPEPQAPADHDREAEIHALLAAPPFGITDVADATLPLYDRALTHRSYVNGGEYPTMTVDDNERLEFLGNYVLDFVIADYLYGAYDLPPGEMNRRLQVTRNTKLAEIVRRQGLGIDAAVRRKGQALTYSIVADAFEALIGAIYLDRGLDVAREVVLAIFENEIAEYDPHRNYRGRLQEYVARENLGGLAYDYRQTGPGNSPVWAARVSVGGTPLGEGKAPTKQGAAMLAAKEALGRLGEE from the coding sequence ATGAGACTTGCCAACTTCAGGGAGAAACTCCGTATCGGCAGCCTTTTTGGGCATAAACCGCCGGAGCCCCAGGCGCCCGCCGACCACGACCGAGAGGCCGAGATACACGCGCTCCTCGCCGCCCCCCCGTTCGGGATCACCGACGTCGCCGATGCGACCCTCCCCCTCTACGACCGGGCGCTGACCCACCGGTCGTACGTAAACGGCGGCGAGTACCCCACAATGACGGTCGACGACAACGAACGGCTTGAGTTCCTCGGGAACTACGTCCTCGACTTCGTCATCGCCGACTACCTCTACGGCGCGTACGACCTCCCGCCCGGAGAGATGAACCGGAGGCTCCAGGTAACCCGAAACACAAAACTCGCCGAGATAGTGCGCCGGCAGGGCCTCGGTATCGACGCCGCCGTCAGGAGGAAGGGGCAGGCGCTGACCTACTCCATCGTCGCCGACGCATTCGAAGCCCTGATCGGCGCCATCTACCTCGACCGCGGCCTCGACGTGGCCCGGGAGGTGGTGCTCGCCATCTTTGAGAACGAGATAGCGGAGTACGACCCCCACCGGAACTACCGGGGGAGGCTCCAGGAATACGTCGCCCGTGAGAACCTCGGCGGGCTTGCGTATGATTACCGCCAGACCGGCCCGGGGAACAGCCCGGTCTGGGCCGCCCGGGTCTCCGTCGGAGGGACGCCTCTCGGGGAAGGGAAGGCCCCGACCAAGCAGGGAGCGGCGATGCTCGCGGCGAAAGAGGCGCTCGGCCGTCTCGGGGAGGAGTGA
- a CDS encoding dihydrolipoyl dehydrogenase family protein, with translation MEREYDLIVIGTGVAGSDIAWHCRDAGMDVAITDSRVYGGTCALRGCVPKKVLAGAAEVAARIRDQQGNGIRGEISIDWPRLVAFVHSFTDPIPRRKEENFRKKGIHTYRGFARFTGPNRVAIGGDLLTARHIVIAVGAHPRPLDVPGADLVTPSDDFFYLETLPDRIVFIGGGYISFEFAHVAARAGSRATILQRSGRVLRGFDPDIVDRMVLASREIGIDVQVNMPLCSVEKGTAGFLVRAGREGAEQTIEADMVVHGAGRVPAIEGLDLAAGGVEVDRRGIVVNDYLQSVSNPAVYVAGDANAGSPQLTPVAVRDAHIVVDNILNGNTKTTDYSVVPSAVFTTPPIASVGLTEEAAKAKGISYVVHTGDLSGRFTNRSIGQRHSGYKLLIESGSRRILGAHLIGHHVEEVINIFALAIKHGMTVDDLTLDAIPWAYPSNAYDIIHMVHPMVRK, from the coding sequence ATGGAGCGGGAGTACGATCTCATCGTCATCGGGACCGGGGTTGCAGGTTCCGATATCGCCTGGCACTGCAGAGATGCCGGTATGGACGTGGCGATCACCGATAGCCGGGTTTACGGGGGGACGTGCGCTCTCCGGGGGTGCGTCCCGAAGAAGGTGCTCGCCGGCGCCGCGGAGGTGGCGGCGCGTATCCGCGATCAGCAGGGGAACGGCATCAGGGGAGAGATATCGATCGACTGGCCGCGGCTGGTCGCGTTCGTCCACTCATTCACCGACCCTATCCCCCGGCGGAAGGAGGAGAATTTCCGGAAGAAGGGCATCCATACCTACCGGGGGTTTGCCCGGTTCACCGGTCCGAACCGGGTGGCGATCGGCGGCGACTTGCTCACGGCCCGGCACATCGTCATCGCCGTAGGTGCGCACCCCCGGCCGCTTGACGTCCCGGGTGCGGACCTCGTGACCCCGAGCGACGATTTCTTCTACCTCGAGACCCTCCCGGACCGGATCGTCTTCATCGGCGGAGGCTACATATCGTTCGAGTTCGCCCATGTAGCCGCCAGGGCCGGGTCGAGGGCGACCATTCTCCAGCGGAGCGGAAGGGTGCTTCGGGGGTTCGATCCCGATATCGTCGACCGGATGGTGCTGGCGTCGAGAGAGATCGGGATCGATGTGCAGGTGAACATGCCGCTTTGCTCGGTCGAGAAGGGCACCGCCGGTTTTTTGGTACGGGCCGGGAGGGAGGGAGCGGAGCAGACCATCGAGGCCGATATGGTCGTCCACGGCGCCGGGAGGGTCCCTGCGATCGAGGGGCTCGACCTTGCGGCCGGAGGGGTCGAGGTCGACCGTCGGGGGATTGTCGTCAACGATTACCTCCAGAGCGTCTCAAACCCGGCCGTCTACGTGGCCGGGGACGCAAACGCAGGAAGTCCGCAGTTGACGCCGGTGGCGGTGAGGGACGCCCATATCGTCGTCGACAACATCCTAAACGGCAACACCAAGACCACGGATTACTCCGTCGTCCCGAGCGCCGTCTTCACGACGCCGCCCATCGCATCCGTCGGGCTCACGGAAGAGGCGGCGAAGGCGAAGGGGATATCCTACGTCGTCCACACCGGCGACCTATCAGGCCGGTTCACGAACCGGAGCATCGGCCAGAGGCATTCAGGCTACAAACTCCTGATCGAGAGCGGCTCCCGCAGGATCCTCGGGGCCCACCTCATCGGACATCACGTAGAGGAGGTGATCAATATCTTCGCTCTCGCGATCAAGCATGGGATGACGGTAGACGATCTCACGCTGGACGCGATCCCGTGGGCCTACCCGAGCAACGCCTACGACATCATCCATATGGTCCACCCGATGGTGCGGAAGTGA
- a CDS encoding YkgJ family cysteine cluster protein, which translates to MPAQSCRTLHVEAVATLSFDEQIDALEQELADLLRFPEEEFVDIIRDVGFSCDCCGRCCTREFNGHVFLLEEDTDRVRSFRPDAVVPAPDYDACDQQGRFYVSGYALRTKSDGSCVFLEDGRCSVYDRRFSICRVYPYMLHREADEKGVVDWRQIGGLNEHGCYNTPIDDTECARIARETRAYEAAFLDQEIRFRRSLRDLFEREGLRYVRRTYDLLMRDFRKGAEVEVRVFHRGGFEPHRVTRDIYGW; encoded by the coding sequence GTGCCGGCACAATCCTGCCGGACCCTTCACGTGGAGGCCGTCGCAACGCTTTCTTTTGACGAACAGATAGATGCCCTCGAGCAGGAACTCGCCGATCTTCTCCGGTTTCCGGAGGAGGAGTTCGTCGACATCATCCGGGATGTGGGGTTCTCCTGCGACTGCTGCGGCCGTTGCTGCACCCGGGAGTTCAACGGCCATGTCTTTCTACTGGAGGAGGATACCGACCGAGTCCGCTCGTTCCGTCCGGACGCCGTCGTCCCGGCGCCAGACTACGACGCCTGCGACCAGCAGGGGAGGTTCTATGTCTCCGGCTACGCCCTCCGGACAAAATCGGACGGGTCTTGCGTCTTCCTCGAAGACGGCAGGTGCAGCGTCTACGACCGGCGGTTCTCCATCTGCCGGGTCTACCCCTACATGCTCCACCGGGAGGCCGACGAGAAGGGCGTCGTCGACTGGCGGCAGATCGGAGGCTTAAACGAGCACGGGTGCTACAACACCCCGATCGACGATACCGAGTGCGCCCGGATCGCCCGCGAGACCCGGGCGTACGAGGCGGCGTTCCTCGACCAGGAGATCAGGTTCCGGAGATCCCTCCGGGATCTCTTCGAGCGGGAGGGGCTCCGCTACGTCCGCAGGACCTACGACCTCCTGATGCGGGACTTCCGGAAAGGCGCGGAGGTCGAGGTCCGGGTCTTCCACCGCGGTGGGTTCGAGCCGCACCGAGTCACCCGCGACATCTACGGGTGGTAG
- a CDS encoding NADH-quinone oxidoreductase subunit 5 family protein produces MQTLLFLILFPILVACLLLFVRRTALRYAVVALSALAIGGASVYLLIQYAFGGAVYFAASSEAADLAMVAIEMALALFIIYMGAKFRNYLAIALAVIQAALIVYLETSFSGNLHAANNLFIDQFSIIMALIIGIIGSLIAVYAVRYMETYHHHHPEVRDRQKMFFFVIFAFLAAMFGLVFSNNLQWVFFFWEITTISSFLLIGYSETDEATRNAFRALVMNLLGGVAFVAALIFLAATEPASGGIELSRVLASGDAAAVLIPAVLIGFAGITKAALMPFSSWLLGAMVAPTPVSALLHSSTMVKAGVYILVRFAPVFAGTLAGFSVGLVGAVTFVVASAIAISQSNAKSVLAYSTVANLGLIAACAGVGTYMLVWAAILLIIFHAVAKSLLFLGTGAIEHRIGSRDIEDMEGLIVRMPKMAAMMFIGIAGMFLAPFGMLISKWAAIEAFVQVPFGLVFIAILAYGSAVTVFFWAKWMGKLVTVTRGAERVEKGFFEESWAPLYIITGLVIAAVFLFPVISSTLIEPYVLAIYGVTAGLAQTNVAIMLLMMALLLVLPVSFFLFRRTAKHLPAYMGGRPATPDLHFAGSLGLTREAQTQNYYLTDYFGEARLFRPGAVVCIALIIASWVLAGVAL; encoded by the coding sequence TTGCAGACGCTGCTCTTCCTAATACTGTTTCCCATCCTCGTCGCGTGTCTTTTATTGTTCGTTAGGCGAACGGCACTGCGTTACGCGGTGGTCGCCCTCTCGGCTCTCGCCATCGGCGGAGCATCGGTATACCTGCTCATCCAGTACGCGTTCGGGGGCGCGGTCTACTTCGCCGCATCCTCGGAGGCGGCCGATCTCGCCATGGTAGCCATCGAGATGGCGCTCGCGCTCTTCATCATCTACATGGGCGCAAAGTTCCGGAACTACCTCGCAATCGCGCTGGCCGTCATCCAAGCGGCGCTGATTGTGTATCTTGAGACGTCGTTTTCGGGGAACCTCCATGCGGCGAACAACCTCTTCATCGATCAGTTCTCCATCATCATGGCCCTGATCATCGGGATCATCGGGAGTCTCATAGCCGTATACGCGGTCAGGTACATGGAGACGTACCATCATCACCATCCTGAGGTGCGCGACCGGCAGAAGATGTTCTTCTTCGTCATCTTCGCCTTCCTCGCCGCGATGTTCGGCCTCGTCTTCTCAAACAACCTCCAATGGGTCTTCTTCTTCTGGGAGATCACCACCATCAGCTCATTCCTGCTGATCGGCTACTCGGAGACCGATGAGGCGACGAGGAACGCCTTCCGCGCCCTGGTGATGAACCTCCTCGGCGGGGTTGCGTTCGTTGCGGCGCTCATCTTCCTTGCCGCGACCGAACCGGCGAGCGGAGGCATTGAACTGAGTCGAGTGCTCGCCTCGGGCGATGCTGCCGCCGTCCTGATCCCGGCCGTCCTGATCGGGTTTGCCGGCATCACGAAGGCCGCGCTGATGCCGTTCTCCTCCTGGCTCCTCGGAGCGATGGTGGCCCCGACTCCGGTCTCGGCCCTGCTCCACTCGAGCACCATGGTCAAGGCCGGCGTCTACATCCTGGTCAGGTTCGCGCCGGTCTTTGCCGGGACCCTCGCCGGGTTCTCCGTCGGCCTCGTCGGCGCCGTGACGTTCGTCGTCGCATCCGCGATAGCGATATCGCAGAGCAACGCAAAATCGGTCCTCGCCTACTCGACGGTCGCCAACCTCGGGCTGATAGCCGCCTGTGCGGGTGTCGGGACTTACATGCTCGTCTGGGCGGCGATCCTGCTGATCATCTTCCACGCCGTCGCGAAGTCGCTCCTCTTCCTCGGGACCGGGGCGATCGAGCACCGGATCGGGAGCAGGGATATCGAGGACATGGAGGGCCTGATCGTCAGGATGCCGAAGATGGCGGCCATGATGTTCATCGGGATCGCAGGCATGTTCCTTGCGCCGTTCGGTATGCTGATCTCCAAGTGGGCGGCGATCGAGGCGTTCGTGCAGGTCCCCTTCGGCTTGGTCTTCATCGCCATCCTCGCCTACGGGAGCGCCGTCACGGTCTTCTTCTGGGCGAAGTGGATGGGCAAACTTGTCACGGTCACTCGGGGAGCGGAGCGGGTCGAGAAGGGATTCTTCGAGGAGTCTTGGGCTCCCCTCTACATCATCACCGGCCTCGTGATAGCGGCCGTCTTCCTCTTCCCGGTCATATCCTCGACGCTGATCGAGCCCTACGTCCTTGCGATCTACGGGGTTACGGCGGGCCTTGCGCAGACAAACGTCGCTATCATGCTCCTGATGATGGCCCTGCTCCTAGTCCTCCCGGTCTCGTTCTTCCTCTTCCGGAGGACCGCAAAGCACCTCCCTGCCTACATGGGGGGGAGGCCGGCGACGCCTGACCTGCACTTCGCGGGGTCCCTCGGCCTGACCCGGGAAGCCCAGACGCAGAACTACTACCTCACCGACTACTTCGGCGAGGCGAGGCTCTTCCGCCCCGGAGCAGTGGTCTGCATAGCCCTGATCATCGCATCATGGGTTCTCGCGGGGGTGGCCCTATGA
- a CDS encoding HIT family protein produces the protein MSCPFCNPAPEDITAKNDLCYARYDIHPVSPGHLLVIPFRHVASYFDTTYDERMAIARLIDDCKALTEREYRPDGYNIGVNVGEAAGQLVMHVHVHFIPRYRGDTEHQGGGVRGVIPGKHE, from the coding sequence ATGTCATGCCCGTTCTGCAACCCGGCCCCGGAGGATATCACGGCGAAGAACGACCTCTGCTATGCCCGCTACGATATCCACCCGGTCAGCCCCGGCCACCTGCTCGTCATCCCGTTCCGGCACGTGGCGAGTTACTTTGATACGACCTACGACGAGCGAATGGCCATCGCCCGACTCATCGACGACTGCAAGGCGCTCACCGAGCGTGAGTATCGCCCCGACGGCTACAACATCGGCGTCAACGTCGGGGAAGCCGCAGGACAACTCGTGATGCACGTCCACGTCCACTTCATACCCCGCTACCGGGGCGATACGGAGCACCAGGGAGGAGGCGTGCGGGGCGTGATACCAGGCAAGCATGAGTGA
- a CDS encoding respiratory chain complex I subunit 1 family protein, with product MNWLIGAVLFLILAPIAGGLIAGIDRKITARMQGRVGPPLLQPFYDVGKLFEKENVVVVTAQNFYVLAYLVFIALSGALFFAGGDLLLTVFAFTLAHVFLVLGAYAVHSPYSHIGAERELIQLMAYEPMIILAAVGLYMVSGSFYVAEIAAVTVPAILYLPGVFLGLAVILTIKLRKSPFDISTSHHAHQEIVKGITTEFSGSTLGQIEIAHWYENVFLLGLVYLFFSWNPIIGIIAVAVTYVAEVFIDNVTARARWQAALKSGWLAALLGIANLAILSYMTIGGV from the coding sequence ATGAACTGGCTCATCGGCGCGGTCCTCTTCCTCATCCTCGCGCCCATCGCCGGCGGCCTCATCGCCGGAATCGATCGAAAGATCACCGCGCGGATGCAAGGGAGGGTCGGGCCGCCGCTCCTGCAGCCCTTCTACGACGTCGGCAAACTCTTCGAGAAGGAGAACGTCGTCGTCGTCACGGCGCAGAACTTCTATGTCCTCGCCTACCTGGTCTTCATCGCCCTCTCCGGAGCGCTCTTCTTCGCGGGAGGGGACCTGCTCTTGACCGTCTTCGCCTTCACGCTCGCCCACGTCTTCCTGGTGCTCGGGGCCTACGCGGTCCACTCGCCCTACAGCCATATCGGGGCCGAGCGCGAACTGATCCAGTTGATGGCCTACGAGCCGATGATCATCCTTGCCGCCGTCGGGCTCTACATGGTCAGCGGGAGCTTCTACGTCGCCGAGATCGCCGCCGTGACCGTGCCTGCGATTCTCTACCTCCCCGGCGTCTTCCTCGGGCTTGCCGTCATCCTGACGATCAAACTCAGGAAGTCTCCCTTCGACATCTCGACGTCGCACCACGCGCACCAGGAGATCGTCAAGGGCATCACGACAGAGTTCTCGGGCTCGACGCTCGGCCAGATCGAGATCGCCCACTGGTACGAGAACGTCTTCCTCCTCGGGCTCGTCTACCTCTTCTTCAGTTGGAACCCAATCATCGGGATCATCGCAGTCGCGGTCACCTACGTAGCCGAGGTCTTCATCGACAACGTCACCGCACGGGCCCGCTGGCAGGCCGCCCTGAAGAGCGGGTGGCTTGCCGCACTACTCGGCATCGCGAACTTGGCGATCCTCTCCTATATGACGATCGGAGGTGTATGA
- a CDS encoding DUF362 domain-containing protein produces the protein MQPTGRDATVAVVGCDGYAPDEVDAAVRRAVDLLGGIEKFVAPGERVLLKPNLLQGQEPERCVTTHPAVVAAVAGLLVERGCRVVIGDSPGAGIVYNEANLRRAYARSGFAAVAEETGVALNYDTGCRTVAYPEGEVMKQFSIIAPAVDADAIVVVSKAKTHMWTRMTGAAKNLFGLIPGLEKPVFHFRFRDEYAFGRMIVDLNECMRPRLQVVDAVMAMEGDGPQSGSPRKVGVILAGSDSSAVDTVLARLIGMDPLEIGSIRSAVERGLIDPAAVRTVGDNPADFAVPDFKKPSTYAGGGAGIWRRVVLAVVQRFGKAYAPRPAVIAQACIGCGKCERICPVHAITITEGKATIDLARCIRCYCCHEMCTEHAVALSRGPAGRLLARLLG, from the coding sequence GTGCAGCCGACCGGGCGGGACGCGACCGTCGCCGTCGTCGGGTGCGACGGATACGCGCCTGACGAGGTCGATGCGGCAGTCCGTCGTGCAGTCGACCTCCTCGGCGGCATCGAGAAGTTCGTAGCCCCGGGAGAACGGGTGCTCCTCAAACCGAACCTCCTGCAGGGCCAGGAGCCGGAGCGGTGCGTCACGACCCACCCCGCGGTCGTCGCTGCCGTCGCCGGGCTTCTTGTGGAGCGCGGGTGTCGGGTCGTCATCGGCGACAGCCCGGGGGCCGGGATCGTCTACAACGAAGCGAACCTGCGGCGGGCATACGCGCGGTCGGGGTTTGCCGCGGTAGCGGAGGAGACGGGGGTCGCCTTGAACTACGACACCGGCTGCCGGACCGTCGCGTATCCCGAGGGCGAGGTGATGAAGCAGTTCTCCATCATCGCCCCGGCCGTGGATGCCGACGCGATCGTGGTCGTCTCCAAGGCAAAGACCCACATGTGGACCCGGATGACGGGTGCCGCGAAGAACCTCTTCGGGCTCATCCCCGGGCTCGAGAAGCCGGTCTTCCACTTTCGGTTCCGCGACGAGTACGCCTTCGGGAGGATGATCGTCGACCTCAACGAGTGCATGAGGCCAAGGCTTCAGGTCGTGGACGCGGTCATGGCGATGGAGGGAGACGGCCCCCAGTCCGGCAGCCCGCGGAAGGTCGGGGTGATCCTTGCCGGAAGCGACTCTTCGGCCGTGGACACTGTCCTTGCCCGGCTTATCGGCATGGACCCGCTCGAGATCGGGAGCATCAGGAGTGCAGTCGAGCGCGGCCTTATCGATCCCGCGGCCGTCCGGACGGTCGGCGACAACCCGGCGGACTTCGCGGTTCCCGACTTCAAAAAGCCCTCCACCTACGCCGGCGGCGGGGCGGGTATCTGGCGGCGTGTGGTTCTCGCCGTCGTCCAGCGGTTCGGAAAGGCCTACGCCCCCCGGCCCGCCGTGATTGCGCAAGCCTGCATCGGCTGCGGGAAGTGCGAGCGAATCTGCCCGGTGCATGCAATCACCATCACGGAGGGCAAGGCAACGATTGACCTTGCCCGATGCATTCGGTGCTACTGCTGCCACGAGATGTGCACCGAGCACGCCGTCGCCCTCTCCCGAGGCCCGGCCGGCAGACTCCTCGCTCGCCTGCTCGGGTGA
- a CDS encoding NADH-quinone oxidoreductase subunit C, with the protein MTIVKEEQTITGVALEDLVREVEGLHADGYRLVQIGCTDVGGAYEVNYSFDKGYQFKNLRLTVGPETEVPSISGIYWGAFVYENEMHDLFGIPVVGINIDFKGTFIKTAKKYPFSVTRSGGDRCRNA; encoded by the coding sequence ATGACGATAGTCAAAGAAGAGCAGACAATAACCGGCGTCGCGCTGGAGGACCTCGTGCGAGAGGTCGAAGGACTCCATGCCGACGGCTACCGCCTCGTCCAGATCGGGTGTACGGACGTCGGCGGCGCTTACGAGGTCAACTACTCGTTCGATAAGGGCTACCAGTTCAAGAACCTCCGCCTGACGGTCGGGCCGGAGACGGAGGTCCCGAGCATATCCGGCATCTACTGGGGGGCGTTCGTCTACGAGAACGAGATGCACGACCTCTTCGGGATCCCGGTCGTCGGGATAAACATCGACTTTAAGGGGACGTTCATCAAGACGGCGAAGAAGTATCCGTTCAGCGTCACAAGAAGCGGAGGTGACCGATGCCGAAACGCATAG
- a CDS encoding 4Fe-4S dicluster domain-containing protein: MGLFEMTKTVLRNLVRGPVTRRYPAVPARTSPLTRGHVVFDPATCRSCGLCSRRCPCEAIRIEKEAKVWEIDRMRCVACGDCVEGCPFGSITMEQDYLPPVVEHVVERHTITYVKPEKPAKKPTEESAGA, translated from the coding sequence ATGGGACTCTTTGAGATGACAAAAACCGTCCTCCGGAACCTTGTGAGAGGCCCGGTCACCCGGCGGTATCCGGCGGTGCCGGCACGGACGAGCCCCCTCACCCGGGGGCACGTCGTCTTCGACCCGGCCACATGCCGCTCCTGCGGCCTCTGTTCGCGCCGGTGCCCGTGCGAGGCGATCCGAATCGAGAAGGAGGCGAAGGTCTGGGAGATCGACCGTATGCGGTGCGTCGCCTGCGGCGACTGCGTCGAGGGCTGCCCGTTCGGGAGCATCACGATGGAGCAAGACTACCTCCCGCCGGTGGTTGAGCATGTGGTGGAGCGCCACACGATCACCTACGTAAAGCCCGAGAAGCCCGCGAAGAAACCGACCGAAGAGAGCGCGGGCGCGTGA
- a CDS encoding NADH-quinone oxidoreductase subunit B family protein codes for MAFLKRSPWILHYDASSCNGCDIEVLACLTPLYDVERFGIINTGNPKHADILLITGGINELNRAVVRNLYEQMPEPKVVIAIGACAATGGIFRECYNIAGGVDKVIPVDVYVPGCAARPEQIIDGVVKALGILEEKREKMVGEARIKEDARHAAEAGESA; via the coding sequence ATGGCATTCCTGAAGCGATCACCCTGGATCCTTCACTACGATGCGTCCAGTTGCAACGGGTGCGACATCGAGGTGCTCGCATGCTTGACGCCGCTCTACGACGTGGAGCGGTTCGGCATTATCAACACTGGAAACCCCAAGCACGCGGATATCCTGCTGATCACCGGCGGGATCAACGAGTTGAACCGGGCGGTGGTCAGGAACCTCTACGAGCAGATGCCGGAGCCGAAAGTAGTCATTGCGATCGGTGCCTGCGCCGCGACCGGCGGCATATTCCGGGAGTGCTACAATATCGCGGGAGGCGTCGACAAGGTTATCCCCGTCGACGTCTATGTCCCGGGATGCGCGGCCCGGCCGGAACAGATCATCGACGGTGTCGTGAAGGCGCTCGGGATCCTCGAGGAGAAGCGCGAGAAGATGGTAGGAGAGGCGCGGATAAAAGAAGACGCGCGACATGCGGCAGAGGCAGGTGAGAGTGCATGA